One genomic segment of Pseudomonas fortuita includes these proteins:
- a CDS encoding aminotransferase class V-fold PLP-dependent enzyme, translating to MSTLYPSNDPEGLIEYSVVYTDRSLNHMSQTFQGVMRNISSTLKQVYGAQAVAVVPGSGTFGMESVARQFATAQQCLVIRNGWFSYRWSQILDMGNIPAATTVLKARPVDTGHQAAYAPPPLEEVLASIQAHKPQIVFAPHVETSSGIILPDDYLRAVGDAVHAVGGLFVLDCIASGTLWVDMEKCAVDLLISAPQKGWSASPCCALVMLSALALERIEHTQSSSFACDLKKWLQIMQAYEQGGHAYHATMPSDSLARFNDVLNEMQAYGFDKVRSEQQALGDRVRAMLTAKGIKSVAAAGFQAPGVVVSYTDDADIKTGKKFADHGLQIAAGVPLQCDEPADFQTFRIGLFGLEKLHNIERTVSTLEQAIDEVMTD from the coding sequence ATGTCTACGCTTTATCCCAGTAATGATCCTGAGGGGCTGATCGAGTACTCGGTGGTCTACACCGACCGCTCGCTCAATCACATGTCACAAACCTTTCAAGGCGTGATGCGGAACATTTCCAGCACGCTGAAACAGGTCTATGGCGCCCAGGCTGTTGCGGTAGTGCCGGGCAGCGGTACATTCGGCATGGAATCGGTAGCGCGACAGTTTGCCACCGCTCAGCAATGCCTGGTGATACGCAACGGCTGGTTCAGTTATCGCTGGAGCCAGATCCTTGATATGGGCAACATCCCGGCGGCCACCACGGTGCTCAAAGCCCGCCCGGTCGACACAGGGCACCAGGCTGCCTACGCGCCCCCGCCGCTGGAGGAAGTGCTGGCAAGCATCCAGGCGCACAAGCCTCAGATCGTCTTCGCCCCCCACGTTGAAACCTCATCCGGGATCATCCTGCCCGACGATTACCTGCGGGCCGTCGGTGACGCCGTGCATGCGGTGGGTGGCCTGTTCGTGCTGGACTGCATCGCCTCTGGCACGCTGTGGGTTGATATGGAAAAGTGCGCAGTCGACCTGCTGATCAGTGCACCGCAAAAAGGCTGGAGCGCTTCCCCTTGCTGCGCCTTGGTGATGCTCAGCGCCTTGGCCCTGGAGCGCATCGAGCACACGCAGAGCAGCAGCTTTGCCTGCGACCTGAAGAAGTGGCTGCAGATCATGCAGGCCTACGAACAGGGCGGACATGCCTACCATGCAACCATGCCCAGCGATTCGCTTGCCCGGTTCAACGACGTGTTGAACGAGATGCAAGCCTACGGTTTCGACAAGGTGCGCAGCGAACAACAGGCGCTGGGTGATCGGGTGCGCGCCATGTTGACCGCCAAAGGTATCAAGAGCGTGGCCGCAGCCGGCTTTCAGGCCCCAGGCGTCGTGGTGAGCTATACCGATGATGCCGACATCAAGACCGGCAAGAAATTTGCCGATCACGGCCTGCAGATTGCGGCCGGCGTACCGTTGCAATGCGACGAGCCAGCCGACTTCCAGACCTTCCGCATCGGTCTGTTCGGGCTCGAAAAACTGCACAATATCGAGCGTACGGTCAGCACCCTGGAGCAGGCAATCGATGAAGTGATGACGGACTGA
- a CDS encoding PepSY domain-containing protein, protein MKAMTRLLTGLAMAGALASTTAWADQPGADWKVNKDQAEATLKGAGYTQITKIEADDGHWEGEGMKADGKQYEFQVDPHDGKIIKDQLDN, encoded by the coding sequence ATGAAAGCGATGACTCGACTGCTCACCGGCCTGGCCATGGCTGGCGCATTGGCAAGCACTACCGCATGGGCAGATCAGCCGGGCGCTGACTGGAAGGTGAACAAGGATCAGGCCGAAGCCACCCTCAAAGGTGCCGGCTACACGCAGATCACCAAGATCGAGGCCGATGATGGGCATTGGGAAGGTGAGGGGATGAAAGCTGACGGCAAACAGTACGAATTCCAGGTCGATCCCCATGACGGCAAGATCATCAAGGATCAACTGGATAACTGA